One Candidatus Culexarchaeum yellowstonense genomic region harbors:
- a CDS encoding signal recognition particle protein Srp54: MVLESLSKALSETIRKILRAPLIDEKTIKEFIRDIQRALLQADVNVNLVLQISQNIEKRLREEKVPQGFSKRELLLKIVYEELVKILGGDISDKVKLPDKKPYVIMLVGIQGSGKTTSAAKLAFYYKKLNYKVALVCADNYRPGAFDQLKQLGEKIGVPVYGERNTTSSVQIAVNGVKKFVAEGFDIIIVDTAGRHKEERSLMDEMREIAEKIKPDEIMLIIDATIGQQAYIQAKVFHENTKIGSIFLTKLDGSARGGGALSAVAVTGVPIKFVGVGEKIDEIETFDPKRFVSRILGLGDLESLIEKFELAEYKPTEEDANRFLSGKFTLDDLLTQFKSISKMGPLNKLIQLIPGFSLSLPDEFQEMSKVKIKRYSAIIESMTREEREKPEIIDRSRMRRIAMGSGTSVRDVQELLEQYKNMKRMMKMFKRKTKLFGKLKGFTGV; encoded by the coding sequence ATGGTACTGGAGTCTTTAAGCAAAGCCTTAAGTGAAACTATAAGGAAGATATTAAGAGCTCCTTTAATTGATGAGAAAACCATAAAGGAGTTCATACGAGATATTCAGAGGGCTCTTCTTCAAGCTGATGTAAATGTAAATTTAGTTTTACAAATTTCTCAAAATATTGAAAAAAGACTTAGAGAAGAGAAGGTTCCTCAAGGTTTTTCCAAAAGAGAATTACTATTAAAAATTGTTTATGAAGAGTTGGTGAAGATTCTTGGTGGTGACATCTCTGACAAAGTTAAGTTGCCTGATAAAAAACCATACGTAATCATGCTTGTAGGCATTCAAGGTTCTGGCAAAACAACTTCTGCTGCCAAATTAGCCTTCTATTATAAGAAGCTAAATTATAAAGTTGCATTAGTCTGTGCTGATAATTACCGCCCTGGTGCATTTGACCAGTTGAAGCAGCTTGGTGAGAAAATAGGTGTTCCAGTTTATGGAGAGAGAAATACAACTAGTAGTGTTCAAATAGCTGTTAACGGTGTTAAGAAATTTGTTGCTGAAGGTTTTGACATCATAATTGTTGATACTGCAGGTCGGCATAAGGAAGAGAGGAGCTTAATGGATGAAATGCGTGAAATCGCTGAAAAGATTAAGCCTGATGAAATAATGTTAATTATTGATGCCACAATTGGTCAACAAGCTTATATTCAAGCAAAAGTTTTCCATGAAAACACAAAAATAGGCTCCATATTTTTAACAAAGCTAGATGGTTCTGCAAGGGGTGGTGGAGCATTATCTGCAGTTGCAGTTACTGGTGTACCAATAAAGTTTGTTGGCGTTGGCGAGAAAATAGATGAGATTGAAACATTTGATCCAAAGAGGTTTGTTAGTAGAATACTTGGCCTTGGAGATTTAGAATCATTAATTGAGAAGTTTGAATTAGCAGAGTATAAACCAACAGAGGAAGATGCTAATAGATTTCTATCTGGAAAGTTTACTTTAGACGATCTATTAACTCAGTTTAAATCTATTTCTAAAATGGGTCCATTAAATAAACTAATTCAATTAATCCCAGGATTTTCACTATCACTTCCAGATGAGTTTCAAGAAATGTCAAAGGTTAAGATAAAGCGGTATTCTGCCATAATAGAATCTATGACGAGGGAGGAACGTGAAAAACCTGAAATTATTGATCGTTCAAGGATGCGTAGGATAGCGATGGGATCTGGAACCTCCGTGCGAGATGTTCAAGAGCTTCTAGAGCAATATAAAAATATGAAAAGAATGATGAAGATGTTTAAGAGAAAAACTAAATTGTTTGGTAAATTAAAGGGATTTACAGGGGTTTAA
- a CDS encoding diphthine--ammonia ligase has translation MISTWGKTTLTALFSGGKDSTFAIYYALSQGWIIKNLITIEPKKDSIYWHYPNIEWTELQAEAMGMSLTKIYEEGYDGMGSLEEALKELKKENEIVGIVSGVIYSDFQRKVLIKICKKVGLKLITPLWMKNPLMILDKIVKCGIHAIIVSVAAQGLDEEWLGMEINYDTISKLIEKNKKYGISLCGEGGEYETFVYDAPFFKKRVKINRYEKIWMKDSGILKIKDAELVGK, from the coding sequence ATGATTTCAACTTGGGGGAAGACAACGTTAACGGCATTGTTTAGCGGTGGAAAGGACTCTACCTTCGCAATATATTATGCTTTAAGCCAAGGGTGGATTATAAAAAATTTAATAACGATAGAGCCTAAGAAAGACTCCATATACTGGCATTATCCAAATATCGAGTGGACAGAATTACAAGCAGAAGCCATGGGGATGTCACTAACAAAGATATACGAAGAAGGGTATGATGGAATGGGAAGCCTAGAGGAGGCTCTGAAAGAACTGAAAAAGGAAAATGAAATAGTTGGTATAGTATCTGGAGTTATTTATTCTGACTTTCAAAGGAAAGTTTTAATTAAAATATGTAAGAAAGTGGGTTTAAAACTAATTACACCATTATGGATGAAAAATCCGTTAATGATACTTGATAAAATTGTGAAATGTGGAATACATGCAATAATAGTTTCAGTTGCCGCCCAAGGGTTAGATGAAGAATGGCTTGGAATGGAAATAAATTATGATACTATTAGCAAATTGATTGAAAAGAATAAAAAGTATGGTATAAGTTTATGTGGAGAAGGAGGGGAATATGAAACATTTGTTTATGATGCTCCCTTCTTCAAAAAAAGAGTAAAGATAAATAGATATGAAAAGATATGGATGAAGGATAGTGGAATTTTAAAGATAAAGGATGCAGAATTAGTTGGAAAGTAA
- a CDS encoding amidohydrolase produces MTRSIKLENCKFIITQNNGKILKDHSIFIEDGKISEISKKIDVEAEYVINCEDKICMPGLINTHTHAAMSLFRGYADDLPLEIWLKDKIWPLERKLTPEQCYIGALLSCIEMIKNGVTLFLDMYFNPMMTVKAAAETGLKAVVSIGVFDFDDSYMRNKMINEINTFLHEVKPYEPKIIGAIGPHAPYTCSNELLMKCKDIAEKEKRLIHIHLAETMEEQAMFEEKYGKREIEYLNDIDFLFSNVIAAHCVWVSKREIKLLGENNVKVSHCPISNMKLAVGGVLPLREFLANNVIISLGTDGAASNNSLNMFEVMKFCALIHKHSTLDPSLTSAKLILDFGTVNGALATNKINSLGKIVEDAPADIIVLNSFTPNMHPLSENNLISHIVYASSPHNVLHVIIDGEIVLFNGFLTRVNEREIYERVEKAYLDLLSN; encoded by the coding sequence GTGACTCGTAGCATAAAACTAGAAAATTGTAAATTTATCATTACACAAAATAATGGCAAAATATTAAAAGATCACTCCATCTTTATTGAGGATGGTAAAATATCTGAAATTTCTAAGAAAATAGATGTAGAAGCAGAGTATGTGATTAATTGTGAAGATAAGATCTGTATGCCAGGGTTAATTAATACGCATACTCATGCTGCAATGTCTCTATTCAGGGGTTATGCCGATGACCTTCCATTAGAAATATGGCTTAAAGATAAAATATGGCCTCTGGAAAGAAAGCTTACGCCAGAACAGTGTTACATTGGCGCCTTGCTTTCATGCATTGAGATGATTAAAAATGGTGTAACATTATTTCTTGATATGTATTTTAATCCCATGATGACAGTAAAAGCCGCTGCTGAAACAGGGTTAAAAGCAGTGGTTTCTATAGGCGTTTTTGATTTCGACGACTCTTACATGAGAAATAAAATGATTAACGAGATTAATACTTTTCTACATGAGGTAAAGCCATACGAACCTAAAATAATTGGCGCGATTGGGCCTCATGCCCCTTATACATGTTCCAATGAATTGTTAATGAAATGTAAGGATATCGCTGAAAAGGAAAAGCGATTAATTCACATTCATTTAGCTGAAACTATGGAGGAGCAAGCAATGTTTGAAGAAAAATATGGAAAACGTGAAATCGAATATTTAAATGATATTGACTTTCTATTCTCAAATGTAATTGCTGCTCACTGCGTATGGGTTAGTAAACGTGAAATTAAACTTTTAGGAGAGAACAATGTGAAAGTATCACATTGCCCGATTTCAAATATGAAATTGGCAGTGGGTGGAGTTTTACCTTTACGCGAATTTTTAGCAAATAATGTCATTATAAGCTTAGGAACTGATGGTGCCGCAAGTAATAATTCTTTGAATATGTTTGAAGTTATGAAGTTTTGTGCATTGATACATAAACATAGCACTTTAGATCCCTCATTAACTTCAGCTAAACTTATTCTCGACTTTGGAACTGTGAATGGTGCTCTTGCAACGAATAAAATAAACTCATTGGGGAAAATTGTTGAAGACGCCCCTGCAGATATAATTGTTTTGAACTCCTTTACACCAAATATGCATCCCCTATCTGAGAACAATTTAATTTCCCATATTGTTTATGCAAGTTCCCCTCATAACGTATTACATGTCATTATAGATGGTGAAATAGTTCTTTTTAACGGTTTTCTAACAAGGGTAAATGAACGTGAAATCTATGAAAGAGTTGAGAAGGCATACTTAGATTTACTTTCCAACTAA
- a CDS encoding translation initiation factor IF-5A, whose translation MLKRPESAGSLKVGSFIVIDDEPCRVVDIEKSKAGKHGSAKVRIVAIGVFDGKKRTYVGPVDAQVEVPIIEKKVGQVISVTPTSLQVMDMSTYEIFDATPPEEPELKEKLAPGVEVEYWEILGRRKIMRVK comes from the coding sequence ATTTTGAAGAGGCCAGAGAGTGCTGGATCACTAAAGGTAGGATCCTTCATAGTTATTGATGATGAGCCTTGTAGAGTTGTCGATATAGAAAAATCTAAAGCTGGGAAACATGGTTCTGCAAAGGTGAGAATAGTTGCCATCGGAGTTTTCGATGGTAAAAAGAGAACATATGTCGGACCAGTTGACGCTCAAGTTGAAGTACCAATTATTGAAAAGAAAGTTGGGCAAGTAATTTCTGTAACTCCCACATCCCTACAAGTAATGGATATGTCAACTTATGAAATATTTGATGCAACGCCCCCTGAAGAACCTGAGTTGAAGGAGAAGCTTGCTCCAGGAGTTGAGGTTGAATATTGGGAGATTTTAGGTAGAAGGAAAATTATGAGGGTAAAGTGA
- a CDS encoding NAD(+)/NADH kinase — MKKWSKVLLASRTDSEKAINMAKKVYEMLVSEGVETLIERELSWKLNMDKGVYIKCADVEAIIVIGGDGTILKVANDVKDKGTPILAINAGTIGFLSELDSNEMEKVLGILRGEYFLKECTRIKVSMKELPVKDQLIEKVEESVYPVSDALNEIAIITSVPSKVVNLVVKKDGNEILSGRGDGLIISTTTGSTAYSLSAGGPIVDPELDVFIITPLSPLNLIQRSIIVPTNSKIEVKVCEDGADALIAIDGRSYIHAPAGTILLIEKSEFTTKFIRLKERRFYEKLKKRMSREL, encoded by the coding sequence ATGAAGAAATGGAGTAAAGTTTTGCTAGCATCACGGACGGATTCGGAAAAAGCAATAAATATGGCTAAAAAAGTGTATGAGATGTTAGTATCTGAAGGTGTCGAAACATTAATTGAAAGAGAACTTTCATGGAAACTAAATATGGATAAAGGGGTTTACATCAAATGTGCTGATGTAGAGGCAATAATAGTGATTGGAGGCGATGGAACAATATTAAAAGTTGCAAATGACGTAAAGGATAAGGGAACACCAATTCTTGCGATAAACGCAGGAACTATAGGATTTCTATCAGAATTGGATTCAAACGAAATGGAGAAAGTATTGGGCATTCTAAGAGGGGAATACTTTTTGAAAGAATGCACGAGAATAAAGGTTTCCATGAAGGAGTTACCAGTAAAGGATCAACTAATTGAAAAAGTCGAAGAAAGTGTTTATCCAGTAAGCGATGCACTAAATGAAATAGCCATTATAACTAGCGTACCATCAAAAGTTGTAAACTTGGTTGTTAAGAAGGATGGAAATGAGATATTAAGTGGGAGGGGGGATGGCTTGATAATATCAACCACTACGGGGTCTACGGCATATTCCCTCTCTGCAGGGGGACCGATAGTGGATCCAGAATTGGATGTTTTTATAATAACACCACTTTCTCCTTTAAATCTTATACAGAGGTCGATAATTGTTCCAACAAATTCAAAAATAGAGGTAAAGGTGTGTGAAGATGGAGCGGATGCACTTATAGCAATTGATGGAAGAAGTTATATACATGCACCTGCTGGGACAATATTATTGATCGAAAAAAGCGAATTTACAACAAAGTTTATACGGTTAAAGGAAAGAAGGTTTTATGAAAAATTGAAGAAGAGAATGTCGAGGGAATTATGA
- a CDS encoding ribonuclease VapC encodes MLILDSSAIMNGYNPLLVTNCRQIISVDALNEILKDDEKALVEYAIEINRLEKATPKPATIMKVEEVARKTNDRKYLSNSDLSILALALDLIEEGCNPVILTDDFSIQNVAKVLGIEYAPIATQGIRKVINWKLYCPACGRRYEDENISECKVCGTKLKRKPRL; translated from the coding sequence GTGCTTATTTTAGATTCTTCAGCAATAATGAATGGTTATAATCCACTGTTAGTAACTAACTGTAGGCAAATAATATCAGTTGATGCTCTGAATGAGATATTAAAAGATGATGAGAAAGCTTTGGTGGAATATGCCATTGAAATTAATAGGCTTGAAAAAGCAACGCCTAAACCAGCAACTATCATGAAGGTGGAAGAAGTTGCAAGGAAAACTAATGACAGAAAGTATCTTTCAAATAGTGATCTTTCAATACTAGCATTAGCATTGGATCTTATCGAAGAAGGATGTAACCCAGTTATATTAACTGATGATTTCTCAATACAAAATGTAGCAAAAGTTTTGGGAATAGAATATGCGCCAATAGCCACACAGGGTATTAGAAAAGTTATTAACTGGAAGCTGTATTGCCCAGCATGTGGAAGAAGGTATGAAGATGAAAACATAAGTGAGTGTAAAGTTTGCGGAACGAAATTAAAAAGAAAACCTAGACTTTAA
- a CDS encoding methyltransferase domain-containing protein, translated as MAGNACKLAEGTRFSEELFSYLSNFFGVSKTSNIIGALMRPPSFYSIRVNTLKASAEEVYRSLCEKNIETVFHPILDDVLLIRVKGPFEIEVQGKIVVADKKAAESVYVGADLYAPGVISANGVEKSDFVTIVDENGFPVANGIAIQSEVDILNQRKGLAVKVLRSRYQSASIRCLDEYVSGKIYDQNIPAILTSIIMEPKPHDIIVDMCAAPGGKTTHLAQLTSNKAKIYAFDHSKSKISKLIENISRLGVRNVSVISSDSRYLHIDYPFLNADKVLLDPPCSALGVRPKLFEYKSVRDVIACAQYQMQFFKSAVEILKKGGILVYSTCTITPDENEVIVKYALENFPLELDKQILYLGAQGLNIIKGSNLLQRFYPDEHDTPGYFIAKFVKV; from the coding sequence ATGGCTGGCAATGCTTGTAAACTTGCTGAAGGGACTCGCTTTTCAGAAGAACTTTTTTCCTATTTAAGTAATTTCTTCGGAGTCTCAAAAACAAGTAATATAATTGGCGCATTAATGCGCCCTCCCTCATTTTATTCCATTCGCGTAAATACCCTTAAGGCTAGTGCGGAAGAAGTATATAGGTCTTTATGCGAGAAAAATATCGAAACGGTTTTTCATCCAATATTAGATGATGTTTTACTGATTAGAGTTAAAGGGCCTTTTGAAATTGAAGTTCAAGGGAAGATAGTTGTTGCAGATAAAAAGGCTGCGGAGAGTGTTTATGTGGGTGCTGATCTTTATGCTCCTGGCGTTATATCAGCAAACGGTGTTGAAAAATCGGATTTTGTTACTATCGTTGATGAAAACGGTTTTCCTGTGGCGAATGGAATCGCTATACAAAGTGAAGTAGATATTCTCAACCAGAGGAAGGGGTTGGCGGTTAAAGTTTTACGATCAAGATATCAAAGTGCATCCATTAGATGTCTAGACGAATATGTTTCTGGTAAGATTTATGATCAAAACATACCTGCTATACTGACTAGTATTATTATGGAACCAAAGCCGCACGACATTATAGTAGATATGTGCGCAGCTCCCGGTGGTAAGACGACACATTTGGCGCAATTAACCTCTAATAAAGCCAAAATATATGCATTTGATCATTCTAAGTCAAAAATAAGTAAGTTAATAGAAAATATTAGCAGATTAGGAGTAAGGAATGTAAGTGTAATTTCCTCAGATTCTAGATACCTTCATATAGATTACCCATTTCTAAATGCTGATAAAGTGTTGCTGGATCCACCATGCTCTGCGCTTGGTGTAAGACCTAAATTATTCGAATATAAATCAGTTAGAGATGTTATTGCATGCGCTCAATATCAGATGCAATTTTTTAAATCTGCTGTGGAAATTTTGAAAAAAGGTGGGATTCTTGTATATTCAACATGCACTATAACACCAGATGAAAATGAAGTTATTGTGAAATATGCTTTAGAAAATTTCCCATTGGAATTGGATAAACAGATTCTTTATCTTGGTGCGCAAGGATTAAACATTATTAAAGGGTCAAATTTACTCCAACGCTTCTATCCTGATGAGCATGATACACCTGGATACTTTATAGCTAAATTTGTTAAAGTCTAG
- a CDS encoding Ni/Fe hydrogenase subunit alpha, which produces MSKKMVFHPITRIEGHSKVTLVLNDDKIENAYFQVTEYRGFEKLLINRPIEEAPLIVPRICGLCSPSHHLASVKALDEIFGVTPQENIIRLRELLHYAGFLHSHLLHFFILYLPDILFSDIKPNPGFVGMIKNYPSLVKDVLEIRGFAQQIIEILGGSSIHPSATMTGTFLNPLKPSQQTELRDKAPKSIKLFNIIVETIEDKLSKILENSISLPSNFVSLHSKSEYPLYHSNEIHAISPKGELLTSFQHTDYLNVICEKAVSWSYAKAPYLKITDNGYYRVGPLARFNINGKFYSENSEIFAQQFLYNVHSPICASEYYNIVRIAEIKYVLDKILEILDDKRIMEHAYLQKNLKSINSDGIGIIEAPRGLLIHHYKVDDYGYIKYANLIVATVQNTPVIESEIVARSQQVIDKYGVSEEKLYDTISRMIRNYDPCLSCATHTSSIPFTLEIYIKNENKVLLYPVASNTP; this is translated from the coding sequence ATGAGCAAAAAAATGGTTTTTCATCCAATAACTAGAATAGAAGGACATTCTAAAGTTACATTAGTTTTAAATGATGATAAGATTGAAAACGCATATTTCCAAGTCACCGAATATAGGGGATTCGAAAAACTACTAATAAATAGGCCCATCGAAGAAGCTCCATTAATTGTACCAAGAATATGCGGCCTATGCTCTCCATCTCACCATTTAGCATCGGTTAAAGCGTTGGATGAAATATTCGGTGTGACCCCACAAGAAAATATCATAAGATTACGTGAATTATTGCATTACGCAGGATTTTTGCACAGCCACTTACTTCACTTCTTCATACTATATCTCCCTGACATACTATTCTCTGATATTAAACCAAACCCAGGATTTGTTGGCATGATTAAAAATTATCCATCATTAGTTAAAGATGTTTTAGAGATCAGAGGATTCGCACAGCAAATAATAGAAATTTTGGGTGGTTCATCAATTCATCCTTCTGCAACTATGACTGGAACTTTTCTTAATCCACTCAAACCTTCACAACAAACTGAATTAAGAGATAAAGCACCAAAATCAATAAAACTATTTAATATCATCGTTGAAACAATTGAAGATAAGTTAAGTAAAATACTGGAGAACTCTATAAGTTTGCCGAGCAATTTTGTGTCATTACATTCTAAGTCAGAATATCCCCTCTACCATTCAAATGAAATTCATGCTATTTCTCCAAAAGGCGAGTTATTAACCTCATTTCAGCATACTGATTATCTGAATGTAATATGCGAAAAAGCAGTTTCTTGGAGTTATGCTAAAGCCCCATATTTGAAGATCACTGATAATGGTTATTACAGAGTAGGCCCTCTTGCTAGATTCAATATAAATGGTAAATTTTATTCTGAAAATTCTGAAATCTTTGCCCAGCAATTTTTATATAACGTTCATTCACCAATATGCGCCTCCGAGTATTATAACATTGTTAGAATAGCGGAAATTAAATACGTATTGGATAAAATCCTTGAAATATTAGATGATAAAAGAATCATGGAACACGCTTACTTACAAAAGAATCTGAAATCCATAAATAGTGATGGTATTGGTATTATAGAGGCTCCCAGGGGATTACTTATACATCACTATAAGGTTGACGATTATGGCTACATAAAGTATGCAAACTTGATAGTTGCCACAGTCCAAAATACACCAGTAATTGAAAGTGAAATCGTTGCCAGATCACAACAAGTTATTGACAAGTATGGTGTTTCTGAAGAGAAATTGTATGATACTATATCCAGAATGATAAGGAACTATGATCCATGCCTTTCATGCGCCACTCACACCTCCAGCATCCCCTTTACACTTGAAATTTACATCAAAAATGAGAACAAAGTTTTACTTTATCCTGTTGCCTCAAATACACCTTAA
- a CDS encoding F420-nonreducing hydrogenase, with protein MNSKLTLAIFPLIGCSGCENALLDIWRVDNVIFNNLEIVYSPILTDFKEPDNVDIGIVTGNVRFHEDANKLLNWRKKSKLLVAFGSCACYGGIPGLLNLHDIQSVINDVYSPNISFNDYDMPKLIDNAKPIANFVNIDIAIPGCPPPKNLILKLFEHLLKGEPFILPEKSVCNECPLNTGEDKVIKSIRRFSLEPVTPNKCFLEQGVLCLGPITRAGCDARCIKANTPCRGCMGPIYNVDEAAVKFLSSISSMIDEKSKDIDIDKIRDLTGLLYRYTLASSKLNFIKRR; from the coding sequence ATGAATTCCAAGTTAACTTTAGCCATTTTTCCATTAATTGGGTGCAGCGGCTGTGAAAATGCATTACTTGATATATGGCGTGTTGATAATGTTATTTTCAACAATTTGGAAATAGTATACTCCCCCATACTAACCGACTTTAAAGAACCGGATAATGTTGACATTGGAATAGTAACTGGAAATGTGCGATTCCATGAAGATGCAAATAAATTGCTGAATTGGCGCAAAAAAAGTAAATTACTCGTAGCCTTCGGGAGCTGCGCTTGTTATGGGGGTATACCCGGATTACTGAACTTACATGATATTCAAAGTGTAATTAACGATGTTTATTCACCTAATATCTCTTTTAACGATTATGATATGCCTAAATTAATTGATAATGCTAAACCTATTGCTAACTTTGTTAATATCGATATCGCCATTCCAGGATGTCCACCGCCTAAAAATCTAATTCTTAAATTGTTTGAGCATTTATTAAAAGGTGAACCTTTCATACTACCTGAAAAAAGTGTATGTAATGAATGTCCACTAAATACTGGTGAAGATAAAGTTATAAAAAGTATTCGACGATTCTCCCTTGAGCCTGTCACGCCAAATAAATGCTTCTTAGAACAAGGTGTGCTTTGTCTTGGACCTATAACTAGAGCTGGTTGTGATGCTAGATGTATAAAAGCTAATACTCCATGTAGAGGTTGCATGGGGCCCATCTATAATGTTGATGAAGCAGCAGTAAAATTTTTGTCATCAATTTCATCAATGATTGATGAGAAGTCAAAAGATATTGATATAGATAAAATAAGAGACCTCACAGGTCTTCTATATCGATATACATTAGCGTCTTCAAAGTTAAACTTTATTAAGCGAAGGTGA
- a CDS encoding hydrogenase iron-sulfur subunit has translation MQQAEVFKPKIIGFLCNWCGYAAADLAGNLRKTYSSNLRIVRVMCSGRVDPTHILYAFQHGADGVLIIGCHPGDCHYINGNYKAKMKVEFLKKFLQEIGINPDRLHIDWASAGEGDRFSKIVDDFTYKITKLGPCEIKYGRL, from the coding sequence TTGCAGCAGGCGGAGGTCTTCAAACCTAAAATAATTGGGTTTTTATGTAATTGGTGTGGTTATGCAGCTGCAGATTTAGCCGGAAATTTAAGGAAAACTTATTCTTCCAATTTGAGAATAGTAAGGGTTATGTGCAGTGGACGTGTGGACCCAACACATATATTATACGCATTTCAACATGGTGCAGATGGTGTTTTGATTATAGGTTGCCATCCTGGAGACTGCCATTATATAAATGGAAATTATAAAGCTAAGATGAAAGTGGAGTTTTTAAAAAAATTCCTACAGGAAATAGGTATAAACCCAGATAGATTACATATAGACTGGGCTTCTGCTGGCGAAGGAGATCGTTTCTCCAAAATAGTTGATGATTTCACTTATAAGATAACTAAGCTTGGCCCATGTGAAATTAAATATGGGAGGTTATAG
- a CDS encoding 2-oxoacid:acceptor oxidoreductase family protein, whose product MKWEVRLSGLGGQGILLAGYILGKASAIFDNKNVVQTESYGPEARGSRSKTDVIISDEDIDYPYITSNNILIALSQDAYNYYKDYVCENGVIILDEDLVKVGEAPRKNVRIYKVPATRIATALGRRIVANIVILGALCAITGIVSYNALEKAILDSVPKGSEELNLKALREGYNYGMKLLAAGGGLQT is encoded by the coding sequence ATGAAGTGGGAGGTACGTCTATCCGGACTTGGGGGGCAAGGAATACTCTTAGCTGGGTATATTCTTGGAAAAGCTTCAGCAATATTTGATAATAAAAATGTTGTCCAAACAGAATCCTATGGTCCTGAAGCTAGAGGTAGCAGGTCTAAGACTGATGTAATAATATCTGATGAGGACATTGATTATCCATACATAACATCAAACAATATATTGATTGCCCTATCCCAAGACGCATACAATTACTATAAAGACTATGTATGTGAAAATGGAGTAATAATATTGGATGAAGATCTTGTAAAAGTAGGAGAGGCACCTAGGAAAAATGTTAGAATATACAAAGTTCCTGCCACAAGAATAGCGACGGCGCTTGGTAGGAGAATTGTTGCAAATATAGTTATTTTAGGTGCTTTATGTGCAATAACAGGTATCGTATCATATAATGCTTTAGAGAAGGCTATTTTAGATAGCGTCCCAAAAGGTTCTGAGGAATTAAATTTAAAAGCATTACGTGAAGGATACAATTATGGGATGAAGCTTCTTGCAGCAGGCGGAGGTCTTCAAACCTAA
- a CDS encoding thiamine pyrophosphate-dependent enzyme, with protein sequence MSFEDYEETHPLDNLILSERMPHIWCPGCGIGIVLNCYLRALMESGIDLKDVVVVSGIGCTGRIANYVALDSFHTTHGRAIPVAMGVKIAKPHLKVVVISGDGDLFAIGGNHFIHAARRNVDLLVICVNNFNYGMTGGQLGPTTPFQSITTTTPYGNIEHPFNLPYLATAAGAVFVARWTIAQPFALIKTIKKALQKSGFSFIEVIAPCITLYARYNKLGGPSEVLKYLLQNSVIQNGIDPAQVDIDKNKKIIVGEFIDRDRPEFIKELYRIIKEQSGLELKSIVSGG encoded by the coding sequence ATGAGTTTCGAAGATTATGAAGAAACTCATCCATTAGATAATCTAATACTATCAGAACGAATGCCACATATATGGTGTCCTGGTTGTGGTATAGGAATAGTTCTAAACTGTTACCTGAGGGCATTAATGGAATCTGGCATTGACCTAAAGGACGTTGTCGTTGTTTCAGGTATAGGCTGTACTGGTAGAATAGCCAACTATGTTGCGCTTGATTCTTTTCACACTACGCATGGACGTGCTATACCCGTTGCTATGGGAGTGAAAATTGCTAAACCTCATTTAAAGGTTGTAGTTATTAGTGGAGATGGCGATTTATTCGCTATTGGTGGAAATCATTTTATACATGCAGCAAGGAGAAATGTGGATTTACTTGTAATATGTGTAAATAACTTCAATTATGGGATGACCGGAGGGCAACTTGGTCCTACTACACCTTTCCAATCAATAACGACAACTACGCCATATGGTAATATTGAGCATCCCTTTAATTTGCCATATCTTGCTACTGCTGCTGGTGCTGTTTTTGTTGCTAGATGGACGATTGCTCAACCCTTTGCTTTGATAAAAACCATAAAGAAGGCACTCCAGAAATCAGGGTTTTCTTTCATCGAAGTTATTGCTCCATGTATTACCTTGTATGCAAGATATAATAAACTTGGAGGCCCCTCAGAGGTTTTAAAATATCTACTTCAAAATAGTGTAATTCAAAATGGAATAGATCCTGCACAAGTTGACATAGATAAAAATAAAAAGATAATAGTTGGAGAGTTCATAGATAGAGATAGGCCAGAGTTCATTAAAGAACTTTATAGAATAATTAAAGAACAAAGCGGTCTTGAACTTAAGTCAATAGTTTCAGGAGGGTAG